In a genomic window of Cytobacillus sp. FSL H8-0458:
- a CDS encoding amidohydrolase encodes MGTLWHGGSIYTLQQEGHQIEAVFTEGSQIIEIGSLGDLRDKYKEEIQKEIDLQGSTMLPGFVDSHMHLIGHGERLIRLDLSEHTSKQEVLQAVKQFSETIEEGEWVIGEGWNENLWDQPEPIYASELDQFVPDHPVMLKRVCRHALAVNSLGLSKANITEDTECPPGGVIEKDELGKLNGLLKDQAQELLYNVMPAVSEGYLRKALHAAINDAYKLGLTGGHTEDLNYYGGFTQTYQAFKQVIEEEGLSFRAHLLVHHEVADEMKESGGGFLAGSRHIEFGAMKIFADGALGGRTALLSHPYADDPSTSGVAIFSQEQLDALVEKARKHEMPVAIHTIGDLAFEMALNAIEKHPLEGLGRDRLIHAQILRKELIERAKKLPLILDIQPRFTASDFPWVIDRIGEENMEYCYAWKTLLKEGVHCAGGSDAPIEPANPFLGIHAAVTRTNIDDPHNTVYYPSEALSVYEAVCLFTKGSAYAASHENDRGVIREGYLADFTILNEDIFKMPIGQIAAVTVNKTVIDGKIVYER; translated from the coding sequence ATGGGAACGCTATGGCACGGGGGGTCGATATATACCCTTCAGCAGGAAGGCCATCAAATAGAGGCCGTTTTTACAGAAGGCAGCCAAATTATTGAAATTGGCTCCTTGGGAGATTTAAGGGATAAGTATAAAGAAGAGATTCAAAAGGAGATCGATCTGCAGGGAAGCACCATGCTGCCGGGATTTGTGGATAGCCATATGCATCTCATCGGGCATGGAGAAAGGCTGATAAGGCTCGACTTATCTGAGCACACATCAAAGCAGGAAGTTCTTCAGGCTGTTAAGCAATTTTCTGAGACTATAGAAGAGGGAGAGTGGGTCATTGGGGAAGGCTGGAATGAAAATTTATGGGATCAGCCGGAGCCTATATATGCTTCTGAGCTGGACCAATTTGTTCCCGATCACCCTGTTATGCTGAAACGTGTGTGCAGACATGCTCTTGCAGTCAATTCTCTTGGATTATCCAAAGCAAATATTACTGAAGATACTGAATGTCCTCCAGGAGGAGTAATTGAAAAAGATGAACTTGGAAAACTAAATGGACTTTTGAAGGATCAGGCCCAAGAGCTTTTATACAATGTGATGCCTGCTGTCTCAGAAGGCTATTTAAGGAAGGCGCTTCACGCTGCCATTAATGACGCCTATAAACTCGGATTGACAGGAGGGCATACTGAGGATCTCAATTATTATGGAGGGTTCACTCAGACCTATCAGGCCTTCAAGCAGGTAATTGAGGAGGAAGGTCTTTCTTTCCGGGCACATCTGCTGGTTCATCATGAAGTTGCGGATGAAATGAAGGAATCAGGCGGAGGATTTTTAGCGGGAAGTAGACATATAGAGTTTGGTGCTATGAAGATATTTGCCGATGGAGCTTTGGGGGGAAGGACGGCTTTACTAAGCCATCCTTATGCAGATGATCCATCCACTTCGGGAGTTGCTATTTTCTCACAGGAGCAGCTTGATGCTTTAGTGGAGAAAGCCCGCAAACATGAAATGCCAGTTGCCATCCATACGATTGGAGATTTGGCATTTGAAATGGCATTAAATGCAATAGAAAAGCATCCATTGGAAGGACTTGGGAGAGACAGACTGATTCATGCTCAAATATTGCGCAAGGAGCTTATTGAAAGGGCTAAAAAACTGCCTTTAATCCTTGATATTCAGCCGAGATTTACAGCCTCCGACTTTCCTTGGGTGATCGACCGTATTGGTGAAGAAAATATGGAATATTGCTACGCATGGAAGACACTGCTGAAAGAAGGAGTACATTGTGCAGGGGGCTCTGACGCACCGATTGAGCCGGCTAATCCATTTCTTGGAATTCATGCAGCTGTTACCAGAACAAACATAGATGACCCGCATAACACGGTCTATTATCCAAGTGAGGCATTATCTGTGTATGAAGCAGTATGTTTATTCACTAAAGGCAGTGCATATGCTGCCTCCCATGAAAATGATAGAGGTGTCATAAGAGAAGGGTATCTGGCAGATTTCACTATTTTAAATGAAGATATTTTTAAAATGCCAATAGGACAAATTGCAGCCGTTACCGTAAATAAAACTGTAATTGACGGAAAAATAGTATACGAAAGATAA
- the rarD gene encoding EamA family transporter RarD — protein sequence MKNNEVQMGALYAGVAYFLWGVLPVYWKLVDHVQADEILANRILWSFFFMLIILLVSKKWNAFAATLKGFKTNKKQLFALVIASILISTNWFLYIWAVNTDQMIEASLGYYINPLVSVILGMLVFKEKLSPAQYVSFGFAFAGVMILTVSYGRFPWIAIVLALSFGLYGLAKKLIKVDSAIGLTLETLVVTPLAFIYMVMLFINDKQAFLDVSISTDLLLIGAGAATAVPLLYFAKGAQRIPMSMLGFLQYIAPTITLILGIFVYHEHFTKLHMLSFMFIWLALTIYSVSRTKLFTHWETKLKRGKGIGI from the coding sequence ATGAAAAATAATGAAGTGCAAATGGGAGCTCTATACGCAGGGGTTGCGTACTTTTTATGGGGGGTTTTACCCGTTTATTGGAAATTGGTGGACCACGTACAGGCAGATGAAATTTTGGCTAACAGGATTCTTTGGTCATTCTTCTTTATGCTGATTATTTTGCTGGTCTCAAAAAAGTGGAATGCTTTTGCTGCAACACTTAAAGGATTTAAAACAAACAAAAAGCAGCTTTTCGCCCTTGTGATTGCCTCCATTCTGATCAGCACCAACTGGTTTTTATATATTTGGGCGGTCAATACCGATCAGATGATTGAGGCCAGTCTCGGCTATTATATTAATCCGCTCGTAAGTGTGATTCTGGGCATGCTGGTTTTTAAAGAGAAACTATCACCTGCGCAATATGTATCTTTTGGGTTTGCGTTTGCCGGAGTTATGATTTTGACTGTCAGCTATGGGCGGTTCCCCTGGATAGCCATTGTTCTCGCATTATCCTTTGGTCTATACGGGCTTGCCAAAAAGCTTATAAAAGTGGATTCGGCTATTGGCTTAACGCTGGAAACATTAGTAGTGACTCCGCTCGCATTTATTTATATGGTGATGCTTTTTATCAATGATAAGCAGGCTTTTCTGGATGTTTCGATCAGCACGGACTTGCTCCTTATTGGGGCAGGAGCTGCCACAGCAGTGCCGCTCTTGTACTTTGCCAAAGGAGCTCAAAGGATACCGATGTCCATGCTTGGCTTTCTGCAGTATATTGCGCCGACAATTACGCTGATTCTGGGAATCTTTGTTTATCATGAGCACTTTACAAAACTTCACATGCTTTCCTTTATGTTTATCTGGCTGGCTTTAACGATTTACTCTGTTTCGAGGACAAAACTTTTTACCCATTGGGAAACAAAACTAAAGCGCGGAAAAGGTATTGGCATATAG
- a CDS encoding NAD kinase — translation MPERRNIYFYHKKDEETMEKVAPLYSLAEEHAFTIVNDFKKANIIVSIGGDGTFLQSVRKTGYRDDCLYAGISTTGSLSLYCDFHLDDTDKMVEAMTNEQVEVRRYPTIDVTVDDQTSFQCLNEFSIRSAIIKTFVIDVFIDDFHFETFRGDGMIVATPTGSTAYNKSVNGAVVDPLLPCMQVSELASLNNNRYRTLGSSFILSGNRQLTLKVVQDGNDHPTMGMDNEALSIQHVEKIDIKLSSKIIKTVKLKDNSFWEKVKRTFL, via the coding sequence ATGCCTGAAAGACGCAATATATACTTTTATCACAAAAAAGATGAAGAAACGATGGAAAAAGTAGCACCTCTTTACAGCCTGGCTGAGGAGCATGCCTTTACGATCGTCAATGACTTCAAAAAGGCCAATATCATTGTAAGCATAGGGGGAGACGGAACGTTTTTGCAGTCTGTCCGTAAAACCGGCTATAGAGATGATTGTTTATATGCAGGAATTTCAACAACTGGAAGCCTGAGCCTGTACTGTGATTTCCACCTTGATGATACAGACAAGATGGTGGAGGCAATGACAAATGAACAAGTCGAAGTAAGACGCTATCCCACTATTGATGTTACAGTTGATGACCAGACATCCTTTCAGTGCTTAAATGAATTCAGCATCCGATCTGCCATTATTAAGACATTTGTAATCGATGTCTTTATCGATGATTTCCATTTTGAAACTTTCCGCGGGGACGGAATGATTGTTGCCACTCCAACCGGAAGCACAGCCTATAATAAGTCAGTAAATGGAGCCGTTGTTGACCCGCTGCTGCCATGCATGCAGGTGAGCGAACTCGCTTCATTGAATAATAACCGCTATCGTACACTTGGATCCTCTTTTATACTGAGCGGAAACCGGCAGCTGACTCTCAAAGTGGTTCAAGATGGCAATGACCATCCTACAATGGGAATGGATAATGAAGCCTTAAGCATTCAGCATGTTGAAAAGATTGATATAAAACTAAGCAGCAAAATTATTAAGACCGTAAAACTGAAGGACAACTCCTTCTGGGAAAAAGTGAAGAGGACATTTTTATAA
- the sppA gene encoding signal peptide peptidase SppA → MNGKRWAALGIAAGLFVFSVVLNFVTAFAFTDFESSVNELFAGGNEAFLEEVIEEGNAQKKIAVLDVNGVIQDTGDAASLFASPGYNHKGFMDNLDYVKEDSTVKAIVIKVNSPGGGVVESAEIHDKIIEIQKETKKPVYISMGSMAASGGYYISAPADKIFASPETLTGSLGVIMQGYNYAGLAEKYGVEFVTIKSGPYKDIMSPTREMTDEERKILQSMINNSYEGFVKVISEGRGLTESQVKEIADGRIYDGRQAKELNLIDGFGYDDDVIEQIKKDHKLNGAQVVKYTENFGFGSMFSMGARKIMGDDLEMAGVMKLLSQPNSPRLMYLYAE, encoded by the coding sequence ATGAATGGAAAACGTTGGGCTGCATTGGGAATAGCAGCAGGTTTGTTTGTATTTTCCGTTGTGCTGAATTTTGTGACTGCATTTGCATTTACAGATTTTGAAAGCTCGGTAAATGAACTGTTTGCAGGAGGCAATGAAGCATTCTTGGAAGAAGTCATTGAAGAGGGAAATGCACAGAAAAAGATTGCCGTGCTCGATGTAAATGGAGTGATTCAGGATACGGGTGATGCAGCTTCTTTATTTGCAAGCCCGGGATATAATCACAAAGGATTCATGGATAATCTTGACTATGTAAAAGAAGACAGTACAGTAAAGGCGATTGTCATAAAGGTTAATTCTCCAGGCGGAGGGGTAGTGGAAAGCGCCGAAATACATGATAAGATTATTGAAATTCAAAAAGAAACAAAGAAGCCGGTATACATATCAATGGGATCTATGGCTGCATCAGGAGGCTATTATATATCTGCTCCGGCTGACAAAATTTTTGCAAGTCCCGAGACATTGACCGGTTCTCTGGGTGTTATCATGCAGGGCTATAATTATGCGGGGCTTGCTGAAAAATATGGTGTCGAGTTCGTTACGATAAAGAGCGGTCCATATAAAGATATCATGAGCCCTACCAGGGAGATGACGGATGAGGAAAGAAAAATCCTTCAATCCATGATTAATAATTCATACGAGGGATTTGTTAAAGTTATTTCGGAAGGCCGCGGATTAACTGAGTCACAGGTGAAGGAAATTGCGGACGGCCGCATTTATGACGGGCGTCAGGCGAAAGAACTGAATCTGATTGATGGTTTTGGCTATGACGATGATGTTATTGAACAAATAAAGAAAGACCATAAATTAAATGGTGCTCAGGTTGTAAAGTATACCGAGAATTTCGGGTTCGGCTCCATGTTCAGCATGGGAGCGCGAAAAATCATGGGTGATGACCTGGAAATGGCAGGAGTGATGAAGTTGCTATCACAGCCAAACTCACCGCGTTTAATGTATCTTTATGCTGAATAA
- a CDS encoding RDD family protein: MTSNDPNERELVHPDLKQDEDGVDSAYDEADPAGKETVTQAETLPIPKVSAPIRFAGFWMRFWAYLLDLAVVGSVDRILINPIFRALDIPLHESSLFAPISIATAITFYAYFVLMTKFFGQTLGKMVFGLRVVDLKGEKLTWGTILFREWIGRFISATIFVGYVIVAFLPKKQGLHDLFADTSVVHERQNEQVI; this comes from the coding sequence ATGACTTCAAATGATCCGAATGAAAGAGAGCTTGTCCATCCTGATTTAAAGCAGGATGAAGACGGGGTCGATTCAGCCTATGATGAAGCAGATCCGGCTGGTAAGGAAACGGTCACACAGGCAGAAACCCTCCCCATTCCAAAAGTTTCGGCACCCATCAGGTTTGCCGGTTTCTGGATGAGATTTTGGGCTTATCTTTTAGATTTGGCTGTGGTAGGCAGTGTAGACCGGATATTGATCAATCCTATTTTCAGAGCATTGGATATTCCTCTGCATGAAAGCAGTTTGTTTGCTCCGATTTCCATAGCAACTGCCATTACGTTTTACGCCTATTTTGTGCTGATGACAAAGTTTTTTGGCCAGACGCTCGGGAAAATGGTATTTGGTTTACGAGTAGTAGATCTTAAAGGAGAAAAGCTGACATGGGGCACAATTTTGTTCCGTGAATGGATCGGCCGTTTTATATCAGCGACCATTTTTGTGGGGTATGTGATTGTAGCCTTCCTGCCAAAGAAACAGGGACTGCATGATCTTTTTGCAGATACCTCTGTTGTTCACGAAAGGCAAAATGAACAAGTCATTTAA
- a CDS encoding DUF2953 domain-containing protein, giving the protein MKWLLIAVIALILLLILVMITKLKIYFHFYHGNDNDHLKIQLKAWFGLIRYKIEVPLIKVDDNSPTIVVKEKTAAGPQENTSGKDTKQYSATDFLNSLHDTKAIINHIVSLHKIIRKFLKHVTIRNLEWHTFAGLGDAAHTGMITGALWAIKGSILGLISHYMKLKTPPRITVTPHFQFSVSQTAISCMIHFRVGHAMLAGIKLIKYWKGGRPDFRTKPLSALSDDGTKTV; this is encoded by the coding sequence GTGAAGTGGCTCCTGATTGCCGTAATTGCCCTCATACTTCTTTTAATTTTAGTTATGATAACAAAACTAAAGATATATTTTCATTTTTACCATGGAAATGATAATGATCATTTGAAAATCCAATTGAAAGCCTGGTTCGGGCTGATCAGATACAAAATTGAAGTCCCGCTGATAAAGGTTGATGATAACTCGCCAACGATTGTCGTAAAGGAAAAGACGGCTGCAGGGCCACAGGAAAATACTTCTGGCAAAGATACTAAGCAATACTCCGCGACTGATTTTCTTAATAGTCTGCATGACACGAAAGCTATAATTAATCATATTGTGTCTCTCCACAAAATAATACGGAAATTTTTAAAGCATGTAACCATCCGGAATCTTGAATGGCATACTTTTGCAGGCCTTGGGGATGCAGCCCATACGGGGATGATCACCGGGGCTCTCTGGGCGATAAAAGGGAGCATTCTAGGATTAATAAGTCATTATATGAAACTGAAAACTCCTCCCAGAATCACTGTTACTCCCCATTTTCAATTTTCCGTTTCACAAACAGCCATTTCATGTATGATTCACTTTCGTGTCGGGCATGCTATGTTAGCAGGAATTAAACTGATCAAATATTGGAAAGGCGGACGGCCGGACTTCAGGACTAAGCCGCTATCTGCCTTATCTGATGATGGTACTAAAACTGTCTAA
- the ytfJ gene encoding GerW family sporulation protein: MSDHPIQGLMTTAMENLKEMIDVNTIIGDPVETPDGSVILTVSKVGFGFAAGGSEFMLDGQSGEEKGHPFGGGSGGGVSITPIAFLIVNSHGVKMVHLDESTHLYEKILDLAPQAVDKIQQMFNKKENGSGSQQGQNQQENSDEYNGPKQDLDI; this comes from the coding sequence ATGTCTGACCATCCTATTCAAGGGCTTATGACAACTGCCATGGAAAACCTGAAAGAAATGATTGATGTTAACACCATAATCGGGGATCCAGTAGAAACCCCAGATGGCAGTGTAATTTTAACCGTTTCAAAGGTTGGCTTTGGCTTTGCGGCAGGAGGAAGCGAATTTATGCTTGATGGACAATCAGGCGAGGAAAAGGGCCACCCGTTTGGCGGCGGCAGCGGAGGCGGTGTCTCCATCACACCAATCGCCTTTTTGATTGTCAATTCCCACGGGGTAAAAATGGTTCATCTCGATGAAAGCACTCATTTGTATGAGAAAATTCTTGACCTTGCCCCGCAGGCAGTTGATAAAATTCAGCAGATGTTTAATAAGAAAGAAAACGGGTCCGGCAGCCAGCAAGGCCAGAATCAGCAGGAAAACAGTGATGAGTACAACGGACCTAAACAGGATCTTGATATCTAA
- the tpx gene encoding thiol peroxidase, with translation MASITFKGNPVTLLGNEVKAGDKAPEFKVLANDLSEVTLADSKGQVRLISVVPSIDTGVCDAQTRRFNEEASKLDNVKILTVSVDLPFAQKRWCAAAGIENVQTVSDHRDLSFGEAYGVAIQELRLLARAVFVVDSNDTVTYAEYVSEATDHPNYEAAVEAAKQAK, from the coding sequence ATGGCATCAATTACGTTCAAAGGAAATCCTGTAACATTGCTGGGCAATGAAGTAAAAGCAGGAGATAAAGCTCCTGAATTCAAGGTCCTGGCAAATGATCTTTCTGAAGTTACACTAGCTGATTCAAAAGGACAAGTACGTCTAATCAGCGTAGTTCCTTCTATCGACACGGGCGTTTGTGATGCACAGACACGCCGTTTTAACGAAGAAGCTTCCAAGCTTGATAATGTTAAAATTCTTACTGTAAGCGTAGATCTTCCGTTTGCTCAAAAGCGCTGGTGTGCAGCAGCAGGCATTGAAAATGTTCAAACTGTTTCCGATCACCGCGATCTGTCTTTCGGAGAAGCTTATGGGGTAGCCATCCAGGAACTTCGTCTATTGGCTCGTGCCGTTTTTGTTGTCGATTCGAACGACACTGTGACATATGCGGAATATGTAAGTGAAGCAACAGATCATCCAAATTATGAAGCAGCAGTGGAAGCTGCTAAACAAGCGAAATAA
- a CDS encoding class I SAM-dependent methyltransferase, whose protein sequence is MKITPVEDLFTILNETAVIMQEELHCTYLEALAETGENLFHESILQDELSELTVKRLRKSYESIDLSSCTKEEIRKSFQLAILKGMKENVQPNHQMTPDAVGMLMGYLVEKFIQEKRFRLLDPAVGTGNLLTTVMNHQSGKVIEATGIEIDDLLIKLAYINANLQEHPIQFFNQDSLEPLFIESADAVVSDLPIGYYPNDVRSAEYKLKADEGHSYSHHLFIEQSMNHVRSGGYLFFIIPNGIFESDQAPKLHEFIKENAYIQGLIQLPLTMFKNEKAAKSIFILQKKGEGVTPPKQALLVNLPSLSKTAEAEKILKKIDVWFKESK, encoded by the coding sequence GTGAAAATAACTCCGGTTGAGGATTTATTTACGATTTTAAACGAAACGGCTGTAATTATGCAGGAAGAACTGCATTGTACATACTTAGAAGCTCTTGCTGAAACAGGAGAGAATTTATTTCATGAAAGTATTCTTCAGGATGAGCTCAGTGAATTAACAGTTAAAAGGCTCAGGAAGAGTTATGAATCCATTGACTTAAGCAGCTGCACAAAAGAAGAAATCAGAAAATCCTTTCAGCTTGCTATATTAAAAGGCATGAAAGAAAATGTACAGCCCAATCATCAGATGACTCCTGATGCAGTGGGAATGCTGATGGGGTATCTTGTCGAAAAGTTCATTCAGGAAAAAAGATTCCGCCTGCTGGATCCTGCAGTAGGAACAGGAAATTTATTGACTACTGTTATGAATCACCAAAGCGGTAAAGTGATTGAGGCAACCGGGATTGAGATTGATGACTTATTGATCAAGCTTGCTTATATAAATGCCAATTTGCAGGAGCACCCCATTCAATTCTTCAACCAGGATAGCCTTGAACCGCTGTTTATAGAATCTGCTGATGCCGTAGTAAGTGATCTGCCTATCGGATATTATCCGAATGATGTACGTTCAGCTGAGTATAAGCTAAAAGCGGATGAGGGGCATTCCTATTCTCATCACTTATTTATTGAGCAGAGCATGAATCATGTGAGATCTGGCGGCTATTTATTTTTTATCATTCCAAATGGTATTTTCGAAAGTGACCAGGCTCCTAAGCTGCATGAATTCATTAAGGAAAATGCCTATATTCAAGGATTGATACAGCTGCCGCTCACTATGTTCAAAAATGAAAAAGCGGCCAAAAGCATCTTCATCCTTCAAAAGAAAGGGGAAGGAGTCACTCCCCCTAAACAGGCTCTCCTGGTCAACTTGCCAAGCTTATCCAAAACAGCAGAGGCCGAAAAAATCCTCAAGAAAATCGATGTCTGGTTTAAAGAAAGCAAATAA
- a CDS encoding acetate kinase: MAKIIAINAGSSSLKFQLFDMPSEEVITKGLIERIGLDNAVFNITANGEKIKEVTDIPDHAIAVKILLDKLTNLGIIKSLDEIEGIGHRVVHGGEAFNDSVVITDEVLAKIDELSELAPLHNPANITGIKAFQQVLPNVPAVAVFDTAFHQTMPESSFLYSLPYEYYEKYGIRKYGFHGTSHKYVSERAAEMLGRPLDQLRLISCHLGNGASITAIEGGKSIDTSMGFTPLAGVTMGTRSGNLDPALIPFIMEKTGLNADEVLDVLNKKSGMLGVSGFSSDLRDIEIQAVEGNERAELALEVFANRIHKYIGSYASRMYGVDAIIFTAGIGENSDVIRERVLQGLEFMGVYWDPALNKVRGEEAFINYPHSPVKVMIIPTNEEVMIARDVVRLAK, from the coding sequence ATGGCAAAAATCATAGCAATTAATGCCGGCAGTTCTTCATTAAAATTTCAACTTTTTGACATGCCGAGTGAAGAAGTTATTACAAAAGGGTTAATCGAGCGTATTGGGCTGGATAACGCAGTTTTCAATATTACTGCAAATGGCGAAAAAATCAAGGAAGTAACAGATATTCCTGATCATGCAATTGCAGTTAAAATTCTGCTGGACAAATTAACAAACCTTGGGATCATTAAATCTCTTGATGAAATCGAAGGCATTGGCCATCGCGTTGTTCACGGCGGCGAAGCTTTCAATGATTCTGTAGTCATTACGGATGAAGTGCTTGCAAAAATAGATGAACTATCTGAGCTTGCACCCCTTCACAACCCTGCTAATATTACGGGAATCAAGGCATTCCAGCAGGTTCTTCCAAATGTGCCTGCAGTTGCAGTATTTGATACTGCGTTTCATCAGACGATGCCTGAAAGCTCTTTCCTATATAGCTTGCCATATGAGTATTATGAGAAATATGGCATTCGCAAGTACGGATTCCATGGAACCTCACATAAATATGTTTCTGAGCGTGCAGCCGAAATGCTTGGCCGTCCGCTTGATCAGCTGCGCCTCATCTCCTGTCACTTAGGAAATGGAGCAAGCATTACAGCTATTGAAGGCGGAAAGTCAATCGATACATCAATGGGATTCACTCCATTAGCGGGTGTTACAATGGGTACGCGATCAGGTAACCTTGACCCTGCTCTTATTCCATTCATTATGGAAAAGACAGGCTTGAACGCAGATGAAGTTCTTGATGTTCTTAATAAAAAGAGCGGTATGCTTGGTGTTTCCGGCTTCTCCAGTGATCTTCGCGACATTGAAATTCAAGCTGTCGAAGGAAATGAAAGAGCAGAATTGGCTCTTGAAGTTTTCGCAAACAGAATCCATAAATATATCGGATCCTATGCTTCCCGCATGTATGGTGTTGATGCTATCATTTTCACAGCTGGAATCGGTGAAAATAGTGATGTCATCCGTGAACGCGTTCTTCAGGGACTGGAATTCATGGGCGTATACTGGGATCCTGCATTAAACAAAGTGCGCGGTGAAGAAGCATTCATCAATTACCCTCATTCACCAGTTAAAGTCATGATTATCCCGACAAATGAGGAAGTTATGATCGCACGTGATGTTGTGAGATTGGCAAAATAG
- a CDS encoding EcsC family protein — MPLNEREESVLAGIQEWENKLLSYEPNDLEMVYDKSLERSFSLLPEEVQQQFFSAMDSWLFHLHALIQGSQLQMDAKERILTAGRVFHSDIDTIEDLKQLNIDQLQYIAQQQIARHRLYSFAQGGISGSGSSLMLGADIPAMAVINLRAVQLIAMTYGFEVNTPYEMMSSLKVFHAATLPPRMQSSAWQELMNELKNQEEFYFYEGKEELTDITWIEQPMKQLFKGMAIYFFRRKSIQGIPFISMAIGAGTNYQLTRKVTEFAHKYYQMRYLHRKNDRQ, encoded by the coding sequence ATGCCATTGAACGAACGGGAAGAAAGCGTTTTGGCAGGTATTCAGGAGTGGGAAAACAAGCTGTTGAGTTATGAGCCAAATGATTTGGAGATGGTTTATGATAAATCATTGGAAAGATCTTTTTCACTGTTGCCTGAAGAAGTTCAGCAGCAATTTTTTTCGGCAATGGATAGCTGGCTGTTTCATCTTCATGCGCTTATTCAAGGTTCGCAGCTTCAAATGGATGCGAAAGAGCGAATTTTGACGGCAGGACGTGTATTTCATTCTGATATCGATACGATTGAAGATCTGAAGCAATTGAATATCGACCAGCTTCAATACATAGCTCAACAGCAAATTGCCCGGCATCGTCTATATTCTTTTGCACAAGGTGGCATTTCCGGTTCAGGCAGCTCACTTATGCTGGGGGCAGATATTCCTGCTATGGCGGTTATTAATCTTCGTGCCGTACAGCTGATTGCCATGACTTATGGCTTTGAAGTTAATACTCCCTACGAAATGATGAGCTCTCTTAAAGTATTTCACGCTGCTACATTGCCGCCGCGCATGCAGAGCAGTGCATGGCAAGAATTAATGAACGAGCTGAAGAATCAGGAAGAATTCTATTTTTATGAAGGAAAAGAAGAATTGACTGATATCACCTGGATTGAGCAGCCAATGAAGCAGCTTTTTAAAGGAATGGCTATTTACTTTTTCCGCAGAAAATCGATTCAGGGAATTCCTTTCATCAGCATGGCCATTGGAGCAGGGACCAATTACCAGCTGACAAGAAAAGTAACAGAATTTGCACATAAATATTATCAGATGAGATATCTGCATAGAAAGAATGATCGGCAGTAA
- a CDS encoding MogA/MoaB family molybdenum cofactor biosynthesis protein, translating into MSTFEHKKEAPKKVRCKVITVSDTRDEETDKSGKLMIQLLEEAGHFIADYEIVKDEGTLIREAVLKGCDNPGIDAVLTNGGTGIALRDVTIETVRELFDKEIDGFGELFRMLSYTEDIGSAAILSRAAAGTVQNKAVFSTPGSSGAVRLAMNKLILPELGHIVRELRKDL; encoded by the coding sequence ATGAGTACATTCGAGCATAAAAAAGAAGCACCTAAAAAAGTCAGATGTAAAGTGATTACCGTAAGTGATACGAGAGACGAAGAAACGGATAAAAGCGGAAAGCTGATGATTCAGCTGCTCGAAGAGGCGGGACATTTTATTGCTGACTATGAAATCGTCAAGGATGAAGGAACTCTCATTCGTGAGGCCGTATTAAAAGGCTGTGACAACCCCGGCATTGACGCTGTGCTAACGAATGGAGGCACAGGTATCGCCCTCCGGGATGTGACGATCGAGACGGTTAGAGAATTATTTGATAAAGAAATTGACGGATTCGGCGAATTGTTCAGGATGCTGAGCTACACTGAAGATATCGGGTCTGCGGCCATTCTTTCACGGGCTGCTGCAGGCACCGTGCAAAATAAAGCAGTTTTCTCAACACCGGGATCATCCGGGGCAGTCCGCCTTGCGATGAATAAGCTGATTTTGCCTGAACTCGGGCATATCGTCAGGGAACTAAGAAAAGATTTATAA